A region of the Methanobrevibacter ruminantium M1 genome:
TTTGAATAATGCTTCAACTATTAAAAAAGGTAAAAGTCAATTAGATAATACTTATAAACTTCTTAAAACTCAACTACAAAATATTAATGTAGAGAATTCTGAATTTAGAAATAAATTCTTTAGAAATTTCTTCATCCAAATATTATTGTCCAATGAGCAAAAATTAGTAACTAATCATATTTGGGATGAAAAAGGATTGGATAGAATTGAAGAATTCAAAGCAGAACTATTAAATGATGAATATGATATTTTATATGGTTTAGAAGAGTACATTGGTAAAGGTTCTTTGGTTTCATTTAAAAAAGAATCTCATCACATCTCTATCTATATGGATGTTGATAAGCAAGTAATTGAGTTACCAGAAGATTTTGCTTATTACGGTTTAGCCACTCCTATAAGAGAAATCCATGATGAGATTCAGTCAGACAATACAGATATTCTTGCAGAAACATTGTTATCACATGTAGATATAAGTGAAATTAGAGCAAAGAATAATGATATATGCGATTCAAATGAGGATATGTCAATAGATGATGATTTTGATAATTTAAGTGAATTTGAGGATAGTTTTATTGAAGAAGAATCAGAAATTTCTGAAGAGCCTGATGAAGAATTAACTGATGCAACTTCAAGCAGTGATAATGAATCAATTGAGAATATTGGAGAATCTCCTTCTAAAATTTCTAATGTCAGAGCATTAATTGGAACTCAGAAGGGTTATAATCATAAAGTTTATTGGGAATTTGGACATCCTTCTTTAGCAAATAGGCATATGTTAATTCAAGGAAAATCTGGACAAGGTAAAACATATTTCATTCAACGAATGTTAAAAGAGTTGTCTATTCAAGGCATTCCTAGCATAATTATTGATTATACTGATGGATTCAAGCCTTCTCAATTAGAACCTAATTTTAAAGACTCTTTAGGAGATAAAATAAGCCAATATTTTGTTGTAAAAGAAAATTTCCCAATAAATCCATTTAAACGAAACACTATCATGATTGATAAGGACATATTTATTGAAGAAGACAACAGCACTATTGCGAGCCGATTTAAATCTATCATTAATTCTGTTTATGGGCTAGGTATTCAACAGTCCAATACTTTATATCAAACAGTTTTAGATTGCTTGGATAAGTATGATGATAATTTTGATTTGAATATCCTAAAAGAAGAAATTCTAAAAGACGAATCAAATAGTGCACAAACAGTCTTGAATAAATTAAATGAGTTATTGGATAAAAATCCGTTCGCATCCACTGATTTCGACTGGTCTGTCTTAGATAATAAAGACGGTAAAGTTTACATTATCCAATTAACTGCACTTTCTAAGGATATACAGACAATTATAACTGAATTCATCCTTTGGGATTTATGGAATTACAAATTAACAAATGGTAGTGAAGATAATCCTTTCATTGTTGTTTTAGATGAAGCTCATAATCTTGATTTTTCCAATGACTCTCCATGTAGTAAAATTCTTAAAGAAGGCAGGAAATTTGGATGGTCTGGGTGGTTTGCAACACAATCTGTTAAAGGATCTATGAAAATTGATGAAATAGCTAAATTAGAGAATGCAGATGAGAAGATATATTTCCATCCAACGGATGTTTCAACAATAGCTAAAGATTTGTCAAAAGACAATGAAGATAAAAAAATATATGAAAAAGAGTTATCTCAATTGACAAAAGGATATTGTATTGTTCAAGGGTCTGCAATAGATTCAAGTGGCAATTTGTATCAGCCAAATCCTGTAACTGTAAAAATTGAGGAGATAAGTTTTGATGAAAATTAATTTGATTGAATAAAGTATTATAGTTTTTTTGAGGGTTAGATATGGAAAGTAAAGACAGAATAGAGAATACTATTTTCAATGATAAAAGAATGGATGCTTATATAGACAAATATTTTGAAGAGTTTACTCTGAGTTCTGAACAAGAAGAGGCACTGAATATTTGGATAGATAAATTAAATAACGATCAATTAACAAGTGAAAAAGGGAATTATCATAATTTTTTTGAAATTATTCTTGAAGATTTACTTGGTTATAAACGTTCTGATGTTAAACATGAAGAGAATATTGGTGATGAAGGCCATCCTGTAGAGTTTGTATTAGAAAAAGATGGAAAAGATTATGTGATTATAGAACTAAAAGGAACAACTTATAAAGACCTCACTAAAAGAAGACCTGGACAGCAATCACCAGTAGAGCAAGCTACAAATTATGCTAGTGCTAAAAAAGAAACTGAATGGGCTACAGTTTCAAATTATGATGAATTTAGATTTTTTAATCCAACAGCAAGAGATAATTATATTTCATTCAAGTTTAGGCAATTGAAAGATTTGGAAATCTTTAAAAAATTTTTATTAGTATTCAGTAAATTTTCACTTATCGATGAAGACATACCTAAAAAATTACTTAATGAAACAAAAGTCATTGAAAGAGAATTAGAAAATGAATTTTATCAATTGTATAGTGACACTAGATTAATGATTATTAAGGAATTGGAATATTCTTCAGAAGATATTAATAGGATTGAAGCAATAAAATTATCTCAAATAATATTAAATAGATTTATTTTCCTTTGTTTTGCAGAAGATTTAGCGCTTATGGAGGAAGAGACAACTGCTGATGTATTATTAACACCTTTAAAGCATAGAAATTTAATCGGAAATACAATGTGGAATAGGTTAAATGAATTATTTATTTTTGCAAATCAAGGAAATAAACATAGGAGAATACCTGCATTTAATGGAGGATTATTTGAGGATGATTTATCTAATTTGAAAATAAGGGATGAAATTGAAGATAGGTCTTTCTTTGAAAATTGGAATTTAAAAGAAGATTTTGAAGACAAATATGAGGATATTGCTAAACTAATTGGAGTTTATAAAGATACTCTTAATCCAATTTTCATTAATTTATTAATAATTTCTACATATGACTTTGATTCAGAACTTGATGTAAATATCTTAGGACATATTTTTGAAAACAGTATTAGCGATATTGAAGAGTTAAAAAATGATAATCAAGAGCAAAGAAAAAAAGATGGAGTGTATTACACTCCAGAATATATTACAGATTATATTTGTAGAAATACAATTATTCCATATTTAAGTATTTCTGGTAAAGCCAGCACAGTTCATGAATTATTATACGAATATGAATCATCTAATTCATTGGATGTTTTAGATTCAAAATTAACTAACATCAAAGTTCTAGATCCTGCCTGTGGTAGTGGGAGCATGTTAAATAAATCAGTAGATATATTATTTGAAATTCATGAAGCATTACATGCAAGTAAATATGCTGGAGATTCATCTTTAGATAGATTTTTTGATAGTTTAGAAAAACGAAAGGAAATTATAAGTAATAATATTTATGGGGTTGATTTGAACGAGGAGTCCGTTGAAATTACTAAATTATCCTTATTCCTAAAATTAGCAACTACTGTTGGACTTAAAGAAGGGTTTCAACTTCCTAGTTTAGATAAACATATTAAATGTGGGGATTCATTAGTGGATGATGAGTCAATTGCCGGAAATAAAGCATTTAACTGGTATGAATCATTTTCAGAAGTTTTTGAAAGTGGCGGATTTGATATTATTGTAGGAAATCCTCCGTATGTGGATATTAAAGAAATGGATGAAAAAACAGCAAAATACATATTTGATAATTATGAAACTTCTTTTAACAGGATAAATTTATATTCTACATTTGTGGAAAAAAGTTATTATTTGCTAAAAAATGAAGGGATTTTTTCATTTATCATGCCTAATTCCATTTTATTTAATTCTACTTACTCTAAAATCAGAGAACTAATTCTTAATAATACATCCATATTAAATATTGTAAGAACTTCTGATGATGTTTTTAAAGATGCTAAAGTGGAACCTATTATTTTAATCTTCAAAAAAGGATATGATGAAGGAAATAAGACTAAGATACTTATAAAAAAAGATGATATGGATGAAATTCCAATAAATAATTATTCAGAACATTTCTTTACACAAGAAAGATGGTTTGAAAATAATTCAATAATTAATATTTTTTCAGATGATTTTACTTTTGATTTATTAAAGAAAATTGATGGAAATAATGAAAGATTAATTGATTATTGTGATTTTAGTTTAGGTTTAACTCCTTATGATAAATATAAAGGTATGAGTGAGGATATTATTAAAAATAGAAAATTCCATTCAAAAATAAAACTTGACGATACTTTTAAAGAATTATTGGATGGGTCCGATATTACAAGATATAATGTAAAATGGGGCGAAAAAGAATATATTAAATATGGGGACTGGTTAGGAGCACCTCGGGAAGAAAAATTCTTTAAAAATCCTAGAATTTTAATAAGACAGATTTTATCTATAGCTCCTAAGGAATCTCGAAAAAGGATTTTTGCCGCTTACACAGAAGAAGAATTATATAACGCTCAAATTGCTTTTAATTTAGTATTGAAAGAAGGCTTTGATGATAAAAATTTATTGAAATATTTTTTAGGAATAATTAATTCTAAAATGATGACTTGGTATTATGAAGAAAGATTTATGGATAAAAATAAAAAGAATTTTGCAAAAATTTTGATTGAAAATGCTAAAAATCTTCCAGTCATTATTAATTCAAATTTTTTAGATGAGATAGTATCTAATGTGGATTCAATAATAGAGTTAAATAAAGAGTTTTATAGTGTAAGAAATGCATTTCAAACATGGCTTAAAATAGAATTTGAAATTGAAAAACTCTCTAAGAAACTAGAAAACTATTATGATTTAAACTTTGAAGAATTCTTAAAAGAGATAAAAAAGAAAAAAGTAGTCATTAGACCAAATCAAATACAGGACTTGTCCGAATTATTTAATGAAAGTTTAGGAAAAATAGAATATCTGCAAAGAGAGATTAAAGAAGCAGACGAAAAAATTAACCTACTGGTCTATGAATTATATGGTTTAAATCATGAAGAAATAGAAATTATAGAAAATAGCTTTAATGATTAATTTATGGACGATGAAACATTAATCCTAATTGAATACATCAGAAACGCGCCAACAAGAGAAATGGTGCTTAAGTCATTTGAAGGAGTGGACTTTATAAGACCAATCCAAATTTCTAGGAAAACAGGCATTCACCCAAACAATGTCAGCAAGAAATTAAAGGATCTTCGCGAACATGAACTGGTCTATGTCATAAATCCTGAGTACCATGTTCCTAAACTTTACAGGCTTACTGAAAAGGGTAAAAATATGCTTCAATTCTTGTAGAAAATCAACCTTTTTTCAACAAAACTCTTTTTATTTATGGATACATGTACATGCCTTCACGGTTTTACAGCACTTTCACATTTTTCAAAAAACATAATTTTAAATATTAGTTCGCATATATTAAAATTATATATTATATTATTTTGACAATTGCAAAAATTTTAAATTTTTGTTATATTGGGGTCAGAATAAGGATAATAATTAATTATATTGTTTTTATTTTTTTAAAAAATAGAAATTTTTTCTTATGAAAAATAAGGATTGGCAATTGCCTTTAAAAAAATAGTGGGTTTTTTTTTTTTAAAAAGTATCCTTTAAAATAATAAGAAATATCTTCTAAACTAATAAATGGAATAATTAGGAAGAATAAAAAAATAAAATATGAAAAGTAATTTAAATTACTTTTCAAAAATTAGAACTTATTTTATAGTAAGTTTAGCACTTGCACTTACTGCTTTGTAGGTGTTGTCACCTGCATA
Encoded here:
- a CDS encoding Eco57I restriction-modification methylase domain-containing protein, whose protein sequence is MESKDRIENTIFNDKRMDAYIDKYFEEFTLSSEQEEALNIWIDKLNNDQLTSEKGNYHNFFEIILEDLLGYKRSDVKHEENIGDEGHPVEFVLEKDGKDYVIIELKGTTYKDLTKRRPGQQSPVEQATNYASAKKETEWATVSNYDEFRFFNPTARDNYISFKFRQLKDLEIFKKFLLVFSKFSLIDEDIPKKLLNETKVIERELENEFYQLYSDTRLMIIKELEYSSEDINRIEAIKLSQIILNRFIFLCFAEDLALMEEETTADVLLTPLKHRNLIGNTMWNRLNELFIFANQGNKHRRIPAFNGGLFEDDLSNLKIRDEIEDRSFFENWNLKEDFEDKYEDIAKLIGVYKDTLNPIFINLLIISTYDFDSELDVNILGHIFENSISDIEELKNDNQEQRKKDGVYYTPEYITDYICRNTIIPYLSISGKASTVHELLYEYESSNSLDVLDSKLTNIKVLDPACGSGSMLNKSVDILFEIHEALHASKYAGDSSLDRFFDSLEKRKEIISNNIYGVDLNEESVEITKLSLFLKLATTVGLKEGFQLPSLDKHIKCGDSLVDDESIAGNKAFNWYESFSEVFESGGFDIIVGNPPYVDIKEMDEKTAKYIFDNYETSFNRINLYSTFVEKSYYLLKNEGIFSFIMPNSILFNSTYSKIRELILNNTSILNIVRTSDDVFKDAKVEPIILIFKKGYDEGNKTKILIKKDDMDEIPINNYSEHFFTQERWFENNSIINIFSDDFTFDLLKKIDGNNERLIDYCDFSLGLTPYDKYKGMSEDIIKNRKFHSKIKLDDTFKELLDGSDITRYNVKWGEKEYIKYGDWLGAPREEKFFKNPRILIRQILSIAPKESRKRIFAAYTEEELYNAQIAFNLVLKEGFDDKNLLKYFLGIINSKMMTWYYEERFMDKNKKNFAKILIENAKNLPVIINSNFLDEIVSNVDSIIELNKEFYSVRNAFQTWLKIEFEIEKLSKKLENYYDLNFEEFLKEIKKKKVVIRPNQIQDLSELFNESLGKIEYLQREIKEADEKINLLVYELYGLNHEEIEIIENSFND